In Choloepus didactylus isolate mChoDid1 chromosome X, mChoDid1.pri, whole genome shotgun sequence, a genomic segment contains:
- the LOC119522854 gene encoding STE20-related kinase adapter protein beta-like isoform X1, with the protein MSLLDCFCTSRTRVESLRPERQSDTSIHQYLVDEPTLSWFPPPPTRASDVICSTNVSHYELQAEIGRGFENLTSVYLARHTPTGTLVTIKITNLENCTEERLKALQKAVILSHFFRHPNITTYWTVFTVGSWLWVISPFMAYGSANQLLRTYFPEGMSETLIRNILFGAVRGLNYLHQNGCIHRSIKASHILISGDGLVTLSGLSHLHSLIKHGQRHRAVFDFPQFSTSVQPWLSPELLRQDLHGYNVKSDIYSVGITACELASGQVPFQDMHRTQMLLQKLKGPPYSPLNIRIFPQSDSRMKNSRSGVDSGIGESVLVSSGTCTVNSDRLQTPSSKTFSPAFFSLVQLCLQQDPEKRPSASSLLSHVFFKKMKEQSQDSILSLLPPAYNKPSIAVPPVLPWTEPECAFPYEKDSNWKF; encoded by the coding sequence ATGTCTCTTTTGGATTGTTTCTGCACTTCACGAACACGAGTTGAATCACTCAGACCTGAAAGGCAGTCGGATACCAGTATTCATCAATACTTGGTTGATGAGCCAACCCTTTCCTGgtttcctcctcctcctactAGAGCCAGTGATGTGATATGTTCCACCAATGTTTCTCACTATGAACTTCAAGCGGAAATAGGAAGAGGATTTGAGAACTTGACTTCTGTCTACCTCGCACGGCATACTCCTACAGGAACACTGGTGACTATAAAAATTACAAACCTGGAAAACTGCACTGAAGAACGCCTGAAAGCTTTACAGAAAGCAGTGATTCTATCCCACTTTTTCCGGCACCCCAATATAACAACTTATTGGACAGTTTTCACTGTTGGCAGCTGGCTTTGGGTTATTTCTCCATTTATGGCCTATGGTTCAGCAAATCAACTCTTGAGGACTTACTTTCCTGAAGGAATGAGTGAAACTTTAATAAGAAACATTCTTTTTGGAGCAGTGAGAGGGTTGAACTATCTGCACCAAAATGGCTGTATTCACAGGAGTATTAAAGCCAGCCATATCCTCATTTCTGGTGATGGCCTAGTGACCCTCTCTGGCCTGTCCCATCTGCATAGTTTGATTAAGCACGGACAGAGGCATAGGGCTGTGTTTGATTTCCCACAGTTCAGCACATCAGTGCAGCCGTGGCTGAGTCCAGAACTCCTGAGACAGGATTTACATGGATATAATGTGAAGTCAGATATTTACAGTGTTGGGATTACAGCCTGTGAATTAGCCAGTGGGCAAGTACCTTTCCAGGACATGCACAGGACTCAGATGCTGTTACAGAAACTGAAAGGTCCTCCTTATAGCCCATTGAATATCAGAATTTTTCCTCAGTCAGATTCCAGAATGAAAAATTCCCGATCAGGTGTAGACTCTGGGATTGGAGAAAGTGTACTTGTGTCCAGTGGAACGTGCACAGTAAATAGTGACAGACTGCAAACGCCATCCTCAAAAACTTTCTCTCCTGCCTTCTTCAGTTTAGTGCAACTCTGTTTGCAACAAGACCCTGAGAAAAGGCCATCAGCAAGCAGTTTATTGTCCCATGTATTCTTCAAAAAGATGAAAgagcaaagccaggattcaataCTTTCACTGTTGCCTCCTGCTTACAACAAGCCATCAATAGCAGTGCCTCCAGTGTTACCTTGGACTGAGCCAGAATGTGCCTTTCCTTATGAAAAAGACTCAAACTGGAAATTCTAG
- the LOC119522854 gene encoding STE20-related kinase adapter protein beta-like isoform X2, translating into MSLLDCFCTSRTRVESLRPERQSDTSIHQYLVDEPTLSWFPPPPTRASDVICSTNVSHYELQAEIGRGFENLTSVYLARHTPTGTLVTIKITNLENCTEERLKALQKAVILSHFFRHPNITTYWTVFTVGSWLWVISPFMAYGSANQLLRTYFPEGMSETLIRNILFGAVRGLNYLHQNGCIHRSIKASHILISGDGLVTLSGLSHLHSLIKHGQRHRAVFDFPQFSTSVQPWLSPELLRQDLHGYNVKSDIYSVGITACELASGQVPFQDMHRTQSDSRMKNSRSGVDSGIGESVLVSSGTCTVNSDRLQTPSSKTFSPAFFSLVQLCLQQDPEKRPSASSLLSHVFFKKMKEQSQDSILSLLPPAYNKPSIAVPPVLPWTEPECAFPYEKDSNWKF; encoded by the exons ATGTCTCTTTTGGATTGTTTCTGCACTTCACGAACACGAGTTGAATCACTCAGACCTGAAAGGCAGTCGGATACCAGTATTCATCAATACTTGGTTGATGAGCCAACCCTTTCCTGgtttcctcctcctcctactAGAGCCAGTGATGTGATATGTTCCACCAATGTTTCTCACTATGAACTTCAAGCGGAAATAGGAAGAGGATTTGAGAACTTGACTTCTGTCTACCTCGCACGGCATACTCCTACAGGAACACTGGTGACTATAAAAATTACAAACCTGGAAAACTGCACTGAAGAACGCCTGAAAGCTTTACAGAAAGCAGTGATTCTATCCCACTTTTTCCGGCACCCCAATATAACAACTTATTGGACAGTTTTCACTGTTGGCAGCTGGCTTTGGGTTATTTCTCCATTTATGGCCTATGGTTCAGCAAATCAACTCTTGAGGACTTACTTTCCTGAAGGAATGAGTGAAACTTTAATAAGAAACATTCTTTTTGGAGCAGTGAGAGGGTTGAACTATCTGCACCAAAATGGCTGTATTCACAGGAGTATTAAAGCCAGCCATATCCTCATTTCTGGTGATGGCCTAGTGACCCTCTCTGGCCTGTCCCATCTGCATAGTTTGATTAAGCACGGACAGAGGCATAGGGCTGTGTTTGATTTCCCACAGTTCAGCACATCAGTGCAGCCGTGGCTGAGTCCAGAACTCCTGAGACAGGATTTACATGGATATAATGTGAAGTCAGATATTTACAGTGTTGGGATTACAGCCTGTGAATTAGCCAGTGGGCAAGTACCTTTCCAGGACATGCACAGGACTCAG TCAGATTCCAGAATGAAAAATTCCCGATCAGGTGTAGACTCTGGGATTGGAGAAAGTGTACTTGTGTCCAGTGGAACGTGCACAGTAAATAGTGACAGACTGCAAACGCCATCCTCAAAAACTTTCTCTCCTGCCTTCTTCAGTTTAGTGCAACTCTGTTTGCAACAAGACCCTGAGAAAAGGCCATCAGCAAGCAGTTTATTGTCCCATGTATTCTTCAAAAAGATGAAAgagcaaagccaggattcaataCTTTCACTGTTGCCTCCTGCTTACAACAAGCCATCAATAGCAGTGCCTCCAGTGTTACCTTGGACTGAGCCAGAATGTGCCTTTCCTTATGAAAAAGACTCAAACTGGAAATTCTAG